Below is a window of Metamycoplasma cloacale DNA.
AATCCAACAGATGAAAAAATCTTTGAAACAATTAAGGAACTTTCAAATCAAGTAACGGGAATAATTGTTCAATTACCAATGGTTTCACAAAATGTTTCAAGCGTTCAAAATATTTTAAATTCTATTGAAGAATTACAAGATATAGATGGTTTAAGAATTATTGATAATCAATTTAATCCTTTATTTCTTCCGGCAACCCCCAAAGGCATAATTTTGTTGTTAAATGAATATAAAATTGATTTTTCAAACTATGATGTATCTGTTGTTGGTCAATCTAACATCGTAGGAAAACCTTTATCATTTTATTTTGATACTCATTCTAAAATTTCTCGCAGATATGACAAATTGACTCCAAAAGATAATTTAAAATTTTCCGATTTAGTTATAGTAGCAACTGGTGTTAAAAATTCAGTTACTGTTGATATGTTGAAAGATGATGTTATTCTAATGGATGTTGGTATTCATCGTGAAAATTCAAAAATTTCTGGAGATCTAGATTTTGATGCGTGTATTGAAAAAGCTAAATATATAACACCAGTTCCGGGTGGTGTAGGACCAATGACAGTAATTTCTTTAATTATTAATTTAATAAAATCTTATTGTTTACAAAATCCTGATAAGCTAAATTTATATAAAAAAATTAATAAATATTTTTAAGGTGAAAACCTTATTTTTTTTTATAATAAATACACACATTTTAGTGTGATAGATTAAGGGGGATTTATGATAATAGGAATTAGTGGAATGA
It encodes the following:
- a CDS encoding bifunctional 5,10-methylenetetrahydrofolate dehydrogenase/5,10-methenyltetrahydrofolate cyclohydrolase — encoded protein: MNKILDGKKTSLKIKEEIYEITSKLSKDDLPVLGIIQIGDLEESNIYIKHKMNMAKELNIDSILVKLTDNPTDEKIFETIKELSNQVTGIIVQLPMVSQNVSSVQNILNSIEELQDIDGLRIIDNQFNPLFLPATPKGIILLLNEYKIDFSNYDVSVVGQSNIVGKPLSFYFDTHSKISRRYDKLTPKDNLKFSDLVIVATGVKNSVTVDMLKDDVILMDVGIHRENSKISGDLDFDACIEKAKYITPVPGGVGPMTVISLIINLIKSYCLQNPDKLNLYKKINKYF